The proteins below are encoded in one region of Betaproteobacteria bacterium:
- a CDS encoding formate/nitrite transporter family protein has protein sequence MAYLAPAEFVTKMIDAGESKVFMSNRDTLIRAYMAGAILALAAAFAVTINVQTGQPLAGAVLFPVGFCMLYLLGFDLLTGVFTLAPLALIDKRPGVTLGGVLRNWGLVFVGNFAGAFTVAVMMAVIFTFGFDTPPNKVGEAIGHIGEGRTVGYAAHGAAGMLTLFIRGVLCNWMVSTGVVGAMVSTSVTGKVVAMWMPIMLFFYMGFEHSIVNMFLFPSGLMLGGNFSIYDYLIWNEIPTVLGNLVGGLAFVGLTLYSTHVRTAPKRVAA, from the coding sequence GATTGATGCAGGCGAATCAAAAGTCTTCATGTCCAACCGTGACACACTGATCCGCGCCTACATGGCAGGTGCCATCCTGGCACTGGCTGCAGCATTCGCCGTCACCATCAATGTGCAGACCGGCCAGCCGCTGGCCGGTGCTGTCCTTTTTCCGGTGGGTTTCTGCATGCTGTATCTGCTTGGATTCGACTTGCTGACCGGTGTTTTTACACTGGCGCCGCTGGCTCTGATCGACAAGCGTCCGGGTGTCACACTCGGTGGTGTGCTGCGCAACTGGGGGCTGGTTTTCGTCGGCAATTTTGCCGGTGCATTCACGGTAGCGGTGATGATGGCTGTCATCTTCACCTTCGGTTTTGATACCCCGCCCAACAAGGTTGGCGAGGCCATTGGCCACATTGGTGAAGGTCGTACAGTGGGTTACGCTGCCCACGGTGCTGCCGGCATGCTGACCCTGTTCATTCGCGGTGTGCTCTGCAACTGGATGGTGTCCACTGGTGTTGTCGGTGCCATGGTCTCCACCAGCGTGACCGGAAAAGTGGTCGCGATGTGGATGCCGATCATGCTCTTCTTCTACATGGGCTTCGAGCACTCCATCGTGAACATGTTCCTCTTCCCATCGGGCCTGATGCTGGGTGGCAACTTCTCGATCTACGACTACCTGATCTGGAACGAGATTCCGACAGTGCTTGGCAATCTGGTCGGTGGTTTGGCCTTCGTTGGTCTGACCCTGTACTCCACCCACGTTCGCACCGCACCGAAGCGCGTCGCCGCTTGA